From Zea mays cultivar B73 chromosome 3, Zm-B73-REFERENCE-NAM-5.0, whole genome shotgun sequence:
ATATAATAGAGCTTAGTCCTGAGCCATAGCTAAAGCACATCTGGAGAGAAATTTCAGACACATTTGAGTACACTAGACTGTAAGAAGATTCGATTACATGGAAACAGAATTATATTTCGTAGGCATCGTGTCTCAGGTTCTGAACAGCGAAATTGGTAAACGGGGCACCACACGACACAAAGCCAAGGCAGGGTGGCGGTGCCGTTCATACATTCTTGAGCTTCTTCATCTTGGACGGTGGCCACCTGCCCTTCTTCCTAAGCTTCCTCTTGCGGACGAGCCGCTTGCGCCGCTGTCTCAGTTTCTTGGCAAGCTTCATCCGCGCCCTCTGCTCCATGATCATCTTCTGCTTCGACTCGAGCGGCATTTCCTCGATCTTGGTCGCAGGTTTCGGTTCTTCTGGCTGCTCCGCCGCACCAGCCTCAGACCCCTCAGCCGTGGCATGGACAGGAGCCGACCTCTTCTCGGCGAAAGAAGCGCAAGTAGCAGTCACGTTCAGAGGGCTCTGTAGGGATGACAGGTTCTTGCATTGCAGCCTTGAGGCTGCAACAACAGTGATAACGAAAAGGCAAACCACTTAAGGCCCGGTTATTCCTTGTTTTGATATGAATTGGATGAGATTAAAAAAGATTATAAAGAATTTTAACTTGCTATAAATTCAAACTCACCTAATACCGTTCAACCAATCCATATGGATCGAAACGAACAGGCCCTAATAGGATCTTGTGCCCACAAATTTCACATATTTCGATCCTGAATTCACATGTGGGCCTAACGGAGACATGGGTTCATGACTGAAGGTTGCAACACAATAGAGAAAATAAGGTTTCTGTGGCATTATTAACCAATAAATTCTATATGAGTATGATCAAGGCGCTGCAGCCAAGCAATTTCAATACAATAAATTTCGCAGGAAATTCAGTGTGCTTCCTGTATCACCGGATTGACAGTAAAATAATGTGGGCATATACTCAACTACAGGAACTAGCAAGCGAAGTGCAACTTAACACATTGTGATGCTTATTAAATCTTACAGTAATTGGAAGTAAATAAAGCAGGCAAGGAGCAAAATTTGGTGCTGTAGCATATTGGGAGCGATGCTCACTGACGAAGAAATTGCTACACGATTATTGTTCGAACTCGAAGAAATCCCCGACCGAGCCAGCAGGATCACAGACGCGCAGAAACGCCCGGGGCGCGACCAGCGCACAATCAAACCGCTCATAAACCTTGAACCAGCGGTTCGCTGCGGGGATTGCAGCTGGTAGGGCTGCATGGCATCCATCCCAGGAACTGACCCCAACCAGCCAGGACAGCATGCAGAGGGGAGTTGGAGTCGAACAAGACGACGGGGATAGAGGACGCGCGTCAGCTGAGCTCACCAGAGAATGAGACGTTGGCGACAGCGGAGATAGGTCGGGAGCGAGGAGCAGACGGGGAGACGAAGGATACGATCGGCGGGGAGAGGAGGAGCGCCATGGGTGCGTTTGACCTTGGCCTTCGAGGGATAATAATCGGATAAGCCTTCGAGGGCAGAAAATGTTTCCCGTCCGATCGGCACTCAACGGTCAGATCTCAGTCATGCACTCGTGTCTCACAACGTTCAGATTTCAGTCATGCACTCGTGAGTATAAATGGCCAACAGGCCAACCCGGCACGACTCGGCACAGGCCCGGGCAAGCACGACTCATCAGCAAACGGGCCGGCACGGGTCTACGTGTTCAACGGGCCATGTCTGGAGAGCCCACGTGTTTGGACGTTGGCCCAGGCATGGCCCTCCGGGCCACTtttcgtgccgggccgggccgtTTGGCACGTTCAAAAAAAAAGGTCGTGCCAGCACCAAGCCCGCCAAAGTTAAAAAACAGCAAAAAAACAACAGAAAATATAGATAAATATAATAAATGAGCTGTTTTGTGCaatgctgcctcattaaaaacctttctaggtAAAACTCACTCTTGTGAAAAACCCTAGAAAGAAAAAAGAGTGCAGCCAGCTCAAAGTTTAGTCACTAAGTTTATATGTGTTACAAATGTATATTACAATACAAAATGACTCTCACAATGACTGAATGACAAAGCACAGAACAGATGATCACATCAGAGTCTAGAAGACTAGAACTAAG
This genomic window contains:
- the LOC100282549 gene encoding 50S ribosomal protein 5, chloroplastic; this encodes MALLLSPPIVSFVSPSAPRSRPISAVANVSFSASRLQCKNLSSLQSPLNVTATCASFAEKRSAPVHATAEGSEAGAAEQPEEPKPATKIEEMPLESKQKMIMEQRARMKLAKKLRQRRKRLVRKRKLRKKGRWPPSKMKKLKNV